In one Spirosoma rigui genomic region, the following are encoded:
- a CDS encoding ABC transporter permease yields MNFSWLFRMAWRDSRRSRQRLLLFMSAIVLGIAALVAINSFGDNLALSIDDQARELLGADLTLSWNRPPTRKTQQLAKTIGRDRAYEVSFASLVSIPKTGGVRLAQVKGLTGNFPYYGTWEVQPASAVQTFRQANGRVALVDDALLVQLGAQPGDSVRLGNLSFLIAGRVTKTPGQAAIAATVAPTVFVPNQFLEKTGLLQRGSRVNYKYYYQFAPGTDVEKYVRTISGRLDKDGVNYDTVTERKKQTGRSFADLTKYLSLVAFVALLLGCVGVASAVQLYVKEKIASVAILRTLGASGRQALLIYLLQTALMGLIGATVGALVGSAVQLILPRVFGDFLPVSVQTTLSAPAILGGIGTGLLISVLFALLPLLAIRNVSPLRALRNSYDDDLSGRDPLRWIVYLLIIGFIIGFAYLQTRNLMLAVGFTGGLAVAFGTLTLLGLGLIALVRRFFPASWSYVWRQSLANLYRPNNQTLILVTAIGLGAFLIATLYLTQGLLLGRVQLSGSGKQPNMVLFDIQNEQIAGVRALVKQQKLPILQEVPVVTMRLNDINGKTASAGKPPRPDQPTDTVRTDTVRRAPSWAFTREYRVTYRDSLISSEKIAAGKGPYQANGAIYVSVEKDYMERMHVKLGDTLNFNVQGAPIPTIVGGTREVDWSRVQTNFLIVFPSGVLEQAPQFRVLMTRVPDNKTSAVLQRGLVSQFPNVSAIDLGLILQTIDEILGQISFVIRFMALFSILTGLLVLASSVVISKYQRLRESVLLRTLGASRNQILRITALEYGLLGLLAALSGILLSIAGTWALARFVFEVAYQPDVVPLIVVTVVVTILTVVIGVLNSRDVLVRPPLDVLRSDV; encoded by the coding sequence ATGAATTTCTCCTGGCTTTTCCGGATGGCCTGGCGCGACAGCCGTCGAAGCCGCCAACGGTTGTTACTATTCATGTCGGCCATTGTGCTCGGCATTGCGGCCCTGGTCGCCATCAACTCTTTTGGCGATAATCTGGCGCTGAGTATCGACGATCAGGCCCGCGAACTCCTGGGGGCCGACCTGACGCTGTCGTGGAACCGGCCACCAACCCGCAAAACGCAGCAACTTGCCAAAACCATCGGTCGAGATCGGGCCTACGAAGTATCATTCGCGTCGCTGGTCTCGATTCCCAAGACGGGTGGGGTTCGGCTCGCGCAGGTCAAGGGCCTGACGGGTAACTTTCCTTACTACGGCACCTGGGAGGTGCAGCCAGCATCGGCGGTGCAAACGTTCCGGCAGGCCAACGGCCGGGTTGCACTCGTTGATGATGCGCTACTAGTGCAACTGGGCGCGCAGCCCGGCGACTCGGTCCGGCTCGGAAATCTCTCGTTTCTGATTGCGGGCCGGGTAACTAAAACCCCGGGGCAGGCTGCCATTGCTGCTACGGTGGCTCCAACGGTTTTCGTTCCTAACCAGTTTCTGGAAAAGACAGGGCTGCTCCAACGCGGTAGCCGCGTCAACTACAAATACTACTATCAGTTTGCGCCGGGTACGGATGTCGAAAAGTACGTCCGGACTATTTCGGGCCGCCTGGACAAGGACGGTGTCAACTACGATACGGTTACCGAACGCAAAAAACAGACAGGCCGCTCCTTTGCCGACCTGACCAAATACCTGAGCCTGGTGGCCTTTGTAGCACTGTTACTGGGCTGCGTGGGCGTAGCCAGTGCCGTGCAGTTATACGTCAAAGAAAAGATTGCCTCGGTAGCTATTTTGCGCACCCTGGGCGCCAGTGGGCGGCAGGCGTTGCTGATTTACTTATTACAGACGGCTCTTATGGGCCTGATTGGCGCTACGGTTGGCGCACTGGTCGGGTCGGCGGTGCAGTTGATACTACCCCGCGTCTTTGGCGACTTCCTGCCGGTCAGCGTGCAAACGACACTGTCGGCACCGGCTATCCTGGGTGGTATTGGTACAGGACTCCTTATCTCGGTTCTATTCGCGCTACTGCCACTACTGGCTATTCGCAACGTATCTCCCCTGCGGGCACTGCGGAACTCCTACGACGATGATCTGAGCGGCCGCGACCCGCTGCGCTGGATAGTGTACTTACTCATCATTGGGTTTATCATTGGCTTTGCCTATCTGCAAACGCGCAACCTGATGCTGGCGGTAGGGTTCACCGGTGGGCTGGCGGTGGCGTTTGGTACGCTGACGCTGCTAGGTCTCGGCCTGATTGCCCTGGTTCGCCGATTTTTCCCCGCGTCGTGGAGCTACGTCTGGCGGCAGAGCCTGGCAAACCTCTACCGTCCCAATAACCAGACCCTTATCCTCGTGACCGCCATTGGCCTTGGGGCGTTTCTGATTGCTACGCTATACCTGACCCAGGGATTGCTGTTAGGCCGGGTGCAGCTGTCGGGTAGTGGCAAACAGCCCAACATGGTTCTGTTCGATATTCAGAATGAACAGATTGCCGGAGTACGGGCACTGGTCAAACAGCAGAAACTACCCATTTTACAGGAAGTGCCCGTGGTGACCATGCGCCTGAACGACATCAACGGCAAAACGGCCTCGGCGGGCAAGCCACCCCGTCCCGATCAGCCTACCGATACTGTCCGAACCGATACCGTCAGGCGGGCACCCAGCTGGGCCTTTACGCGTGAGTACCGGGTAACGTACCGCGACAGCCTGATTTCGTCGGAGAAGATCGCAGCCGGGAAAGGCCCTTACCAGGCAAACGGGGCTATCTATGTCTCCGTCGAGAAAGATTATATGGAACGGATGCACGTGAAACTTGGCGATACGCTGAATTTTAACGTGCAGGGTGCCCCTATTCCTACCATTGTGGGTGGTACCCGCGAGGTGGACTGGAGCCGGGTACAAACCAACTTCCTGATCGTCTTTCCATCGGGCGTACTGGAGCAGGCCCCGCAGTTCCGGGTCCTGATGACGCGCGTCCCCGACAATAAAACATCGGCGGTACTACAGCGCGGGCTGGTGAGTCAGTTCCCCAACGTATCAGCCATCGACCTGGGCCTGATTCTGCAAACGATCGACGAAATTCTGGGCCAGATCTCATTCGTAATCCGGTTCATGGCGTTGTTCAGCATCCTGACGGGCTTGCTGGTACTGGCGTCTTCGGTGGTCATCAGTAAATACCAGCGGCTACGGGAGAGCGTGCTGCTGCGTACCCTGGGTGCCAGCCGTAACCAGATTTTGCGTATTACGGCCTTGGAATACGGATTGCTGGGGCTGCTGGCTGCGCTGTCGGGCATTCTACTCTCGATAGCGGGGACCTGGGCGCTGGCGCGGTTCGTGTTCGAAGTAGCTTACCAGCCCGATGTTGTTCCCCTAATTGTCGTTACGGTCGTTGTTACGATACTGACGGTAGTGATTGGTGTCCTCAACAGCCGCGATGTGCTGGTCAGGCCCCCGCTCGACGTACTGCGGAGCGACGTGTAA
- the tamL gene encoding translocation and assembly module lipoprotein TamL, which produces MLKQTHKSPGQFTWTVLSLLLLACLLNACNIAKHLPANERLYMGTDVKINADSTVTKVEQESLSEQLSAVARPRPNAQLFGYPYRVGLYYLFGEPKKPKGFRSWFRKKFGREPVFASARAISANVPIMKALFQNEGYFGSTVSGSLKEEGYKARGVYEAEMKQRFYVDSVAFQKDSANVGVRPVIQALQASARRTIFKKGDPYRFDNIKLERERIGQALKQRGLYYFTPDYIGVLADNDTARHRTTLIFYIKPEMPEAAGVPYGIRNVFIYPNYNLSTARIDTNRGQAYQSEQRFNIVDSTRRFDPKLFRDVVTVEPGSRYNSRQQDLTLSRLVNVGAFKFVRNRFDPDQQGDSAVLDVHYYLTPYPTKSMRLELDGTSRSNNFNGTQAILSWRNRNALRRAELLTINANAGIEFQVGGGDQPLTNYRYGLDAVLTFPRLVSPLRFKYDQRQALPKTNLTAGYQTILRGGLYRINSFNTTFGYAWRRSQRVEHVFQPFNANYVFVPSKHISTQFYEILQDTLVPAVIKQQYNNILFSDQLILSTLYTFNYNSSPRSNSPNTFRLTANAEAAGNLASLLIPLKDGQDRKTIFGVPFAQYLRFDTDARFYRKIGSSLTWANRLFAGLGLPYGNSKEFQLPFTRQYFVGGSNSIRAFRPRAIGPGLFTRDTLRNIPLFQDGGGDIRLEANTELRQKFNKYIEGAIFVDAGNIWTYYPSDRFTVDGQDGQFRRDFYRQIAVGTGVGIRIDLSYFLVRFDLATPLRKPYKTNGSEWVIDQINFRSRDWRKQNLVFNIGVGYPF; this is translated from the coding sequence ATGCTGAAGCAGACGCACAAATCACCCGGCCAATTTACCTGGACCGTCCTGAGTCTGCTGCTCCTCGCCTGTTTGCTCAACGCCTGTAATATTGCGAAACACCTGCCGGCCAATGAGCGGCTCTATATGGGAACGGACGTAAAAATCAACGCCGACTCGACCGTTACCAAGGTCGAGCAGGAATCTCTGTCCGAGCAACTGTCGGCGGTGGCGCGACCACGCCCCAATGCGCAACTCTTCGGCTATCCGTACCGGGTGGGTTTGTATTATCTGTTTGGTGAACCCAAAAAACCGAAGGGATTCCGATCCTGGTTCCGCAAAAAATTCGGCCGTGAACCTGTGTTCGCCAGCGCTCGTGCCATTTCGGCTAACGTGCCAATTATGAAGGCCCTGTTTCAGAACGAAGGCTACTTTGGTTCAACGGTAAGCGGCTCCCTCAAGGAAGAAGGCTACAAAGCGCGGGGCGTATATGAAGCAGAAATGAAACAACGTTTCTACGTCGACTCGGTTGCTTTTCAGAAAGACTCGGCCAACGTGGGCGTCCGGCCCGTAATCCAGGCCCTGCAGGCCTCAGCCCGGCGCACGATCTTCAAAAAGGGTGATCCCTATCGCTTCGATAACATCAAGCTGGAACGCGAGCGAATTGGTCAGGCCCTTAAGCAGCGTGGCTTGTATTATTTCACCCCCGACTACATTGGCGTACTGGCGGACAACGACACGGCCCGGCACCGGACCACGCTGATCTTCTATATCAAGCCCGAAATGCCCGAAGCCGCCGGTGTTCCCTACGGCATCCGCAACGTATTCATCTATCCCAATTATAATCTCTCTACGGCCCGCATTGATACCAACCGGGGGCAGGCCTACCAGTCTGAGCAGCGATTCAACATCGTTGATTCAACCCGCCGGTTCGACCCGAAACTGTTCCGCGACGTCGTGACGGTGGAGCCCGGCAGTCGATACAATAGCCGGCAGCAGGATCTGACCTTATCGCGGCTGGTCAACGTAGGCGCGTTTAAATTTGTCCGGAACCGGTTTGATCCTGATCAGCAGGGCGATTCGGCCGTATTGGATGTGCATTATTACCTGACGCCCTATCCCACCAAGTCGATGCGGCTGGAGTTGGACGGAACATCCCGCTCCAATAACTTCAATGGTACGCAGGCCATTCTGAGCTGGCGTAACCGAAACGCGTTGCGCCGGGCTGAACTCCTGACCATAAATGCTAACGCCGGTATCGAGTTTCAGGTAGGTGGGGGCGATCAGCCGCTGACCAATTACCGGTACGGACTTGACGCAGTTCTGACGTTTCCGCGGCTGGTGAGCCCTCTGCGATTCAAATATGACCAGCGACAGGCCCTCCCCAAAACGAACCTGACAGCAGGTTATCAGACTATCCTGCGCGGTGGTCTATACCGCATCAACTCGTTCAACACAACGTTTGGGTATGCTTGGCGACGGAGCCAGCGGGTTGAACACGTTTTCCAACCCTTTAATGCCAACTACGTTTTTGTGCCGTCGAAACACATCAGCACTCAATTTTACGAGATTCTCCAAGACACATTAGTACCAGCTGTAATCAAGCAGCAATACAACAACATCCTTTTCTCCGATCAGCTGATTTTAAGCACCCTTTATACATTCAACTACAACTCGTCGCCACGTTCCAACTCGCCCAACACGTTCCGTCTAACAGCCAATGCAGAAGCCGCCGGGAACCTGGCCAGCTTACTGATACCCCTTAAAGACGGTCAGGATCGCAAAACAATCTTTGGCGTTCCCTTTGCGCAGTACCTTCGCTTTGACACCGATGCGCGATTCTACCGCAAAATAGGAAGCAGTTTGACCTGGGCCAACCGTCTGTTTGCTGGACTGGGCCTCCCTTACGGCAACTCAAAAGAGTTTCAACTGCCGTTTACCCGCCAGTATTTCGTGGGCGGCAGCAACAGCATACGGGCTTTCCGGCCCCGCGCCATTGGGCCGGGTTTATTCACCCGTGATACGCTTCGTAACATACCCCTATTCCAGGATGGCGGGGGAGACATCCGGCTCGAAGCCAACACGGAGCTACGGCAGAAATTCAATAAGTACATTGAAGGGGCCATATTCGTCGACGCGGGTAATATCTGGACTTATTACCCATCGGACCGATTTACCGTTGACGGGCAGGATGGACAGTTCCGTCGCGATTTTTACCGACAGATTGCCGTTGGTACGGGGGTTGGTATCCGCATTGACCTCTCCTACTTCCTGGTACGATTTGACCTGGCAACTCCCCTCCGTAAACCTTATAAAACAAACGGCAGCGAGTGGGTCATCGACCAGATCAATTTCCGAAGCCGCGACTGGCGCAAACAAAACCTGGTCTTCAACATCGGTGTGGGCTACCCGTTCTAA
- a CDS encoding ABC transporter ATP-binding protein: MSILRVENLTKTYASGGSNLTVLHGVNFTLEPGDTFAIVGPSGSGKTTLLGLCAGLDRATSGSVYLNDIRLDTLNEDQRAAIRNQYVGFIFQNFQLLPTLTALENVMVPLELRGERGAQKNAQALLDRVGLGQRGHHYPTQLSGGEQQRVSLARAFANRPKLLFADEPTGNLDADTSATVVDLLFELNREAGTTLVLVTHDLELAARTQRIVRVKGGTVVSDTHTLKSESVND, translated from the coding sequence ATGAGCATTCTACGCGTCGAAAATCTGACGAAAACATATGCCAGTGGAGGCAGCAACCTGACTGTTCTGCACGGCGTCAATTTTACCCTTGAACCGGGCGATACGTTCGCCATCGTTGGTCCGTCGGGCAGCGGCAAAACAACCCTGCTGGGCCTGTGTGCCGGACTCGACCGGGCGACATCGGGCAGTGTTTACCTGAACGATATCCGGCTCGATACCCTGAATGAAGATCAGCGGGCCGCCATCCGGAATCAATACGTCGGCTTCATTTTCCAGAACTTTCAGCTCCTGCCTACCCTGACGGCGCTAGAAAACGTCATGGTACCCCTCGAACTGCGGGGTGAACGCGGAGCCCAGAAGAATGCGCAGGCCTTGCTGGATCGTGTAGGTCTGGGCCAGCGCGGTCACCACTACCCCACCCAACTGTCGGGGGGCGAGCAGCAGCGCGTGTCGCTGGCCCGTGCGTTTGCCAATCGGCCCAAGCTCCTCTTTGCCGATGAACCCACCGGCAACCTCGATGCTGACACCAGTGCGACGGTCGTGGACCTACTGTTCGAACTCAACCGCGAAGCCGGCACGACCCTTGTCCTGGTTACCCATGATCTCGAGCTGGCCGCCCGTACGCAACGCATTGTCCGGGTTAAGGGCGGTACTGTCGTTTCCGATACACATACCCTGAAGAGCGAAAGCGTGAATGATTGA
- a CDS encoding arylesterase yields MKFLPGNRMLYSVMSGLMLILTVWGCGSSETKTDTKPATEPAQTAEPAKPIPASTKQTVLFFGNSLAAGYGVEPSQAFPALIGEKIDSAGLNYTVVNAGLSGETTAGGKSRIGWVLRQPVAVFVLELGGNDGLRGLPLSATRQNLQAIMDTVRRKSPQATIVLAGMQIPPNLGTDYTREFRELFKELADKNKAILIPFLLENVGGIPKLNQADGIHPNPAGHKIVAENVWTVIKPILK; encoded by the coding sequence ATGAAGTTCTTACCAGGTAATCGAATGCTGTATTCCGTGATGAGCGGACTGATGCTGATCTTAACGGTCTGGGGGTGCGGCTCATCCGAAACAAAAACCGATACCAAACCAGCCACGGAACCCGCCCAAACGGCTGAGCCGGCCAAACCAATCCCAGCGTCTACCAAACAGACCGTGTTGTTTTTTGGTAATAGCCTGGCCGCTGGCTACGGGGTGGAGCCGTCGCAGGCGTTTCCGGCCCTGATCGGCGAAAAGATCGACTCGGCGGGTCTGAACTATACCGTCGTCAACGCCGGTCTGAGTGGCGAAACAACGGCGGGTGGCAAGAGCCGTATCGGCTGGGTACTGCGCCAGCCGGTGGCGGTGTTCGTGCTCGAACTGGGTGGTAACGACGGGCTGCGCGGCTTGCCGCTGTCGGCTACCCGTCAGAACCTACAGGCTATCATGGATACCGTTCGTCGTAAAAGCCCGCAGGCAACTATCGTTCTGGCTGGTATGCAGATTCCGCCCAACCTGGGTACCGACTATACGCGGGAGTTCCGGGAGTTGTTCAAGGAGTTGGCCGACAAGAATAAAGCGATTCTCATCCCGTTCCTGCTCGAAAACGTGGGTGGAATTCCAAAACTCAATCAGGCTGATGGTATTCACCCCAATCCGGCCGGTCACAAGATTGTAGCCGAAAACGTCTGGACCGTAATCAAACCGATCCTCAAGTAA